The following are encoded together in the Strongyloides ratti genome assembly S_ratti_ED321, chromosome : 2 genome:
- a CDS encoding Isoleucine--tRNA ligase, cytoplasmic: MGKLDTVTDNINFAEEENKILNNWNENKIFERSLKQSEGRPRYTFYDGPPFATGLPHYGHILAGTIKDTVTRWAHQNGYYVERRFGWDTHGLPVEFEVDKTIGIKGPDDVLKMGIDKYNEKCRSIVMRYSDEWKSTIQRMGRWIDFDNDYKTLYPWFMESVWWVFSELVKKDLVYRGVKVMPFSTGCSTPLSNFEAGQNYKDVVDPACFIGFQQKDNKNRYFVAWTTTPWTLPSNLALCVHPDLDYLIVVDKSTGKELILLECRISELFKKPDMYNVIEKVKGNVFKDMEYEPLFPYFAHLKDKIPCFKVLTGTFVTTDQGTGVVHQAPYFGEIDYATCLEHKVITKDMKIVCPVDQEGKFTSEVTDFEGMYVKDADKVIMKHLKDRGNLIKQEQCKHSYPYCWRSETPLLYKAVPSWFIKVETLIPQLLENNDKTYWVPTFVKEKRFANWLRDARDWAVSRNRFWGTPINLWVSDDFEEIVCPSSIKELEELTGTKITDIHRENVDHLTIPSKQGKGVLRRVSEVFDCWFESGSMPYAQQHYPFERKEIFDKIFPADFIAEGIDQTRGWFYTLLVLSTALFNKPPFKNLICNGLILASDGNKMSKSKKNFPDPMLVVQKYGADALRLYLINSPVVRGENLRFREEGVKDVLKDVFLPWYNAYRFFVQRTQLFEHDMNDEFKFVDNVENVMDKWILSFTNSLVAFVRKEMSEYHLYAVVSPLTKYFDTLTNTYIRLNRKRFQGDDKQDRLEALSTLGNVLCIIVKLMAPFTPFFCDFLWKNLKKILDAPEESVHFTMIPEENTGVICESVERRVFAMTSVVDLVRILRERKSIPVKYPLKEVIVINRSEQFLEDLKSLESYILLECNVKRLTVSQDKEKYGVSLKAEPNFKLLGAKLRGDQKKVVQYLKEASDEVLTEFLSKGVMTVYGYEITSEEVSIKYTFDGTKASNDERYQTHSDVQTVVILDTETDDDLVEEGLAREVVNRIQKLRKEAKLVSTETAKVYCQVLDKDSQLYQVLTKHKETIESATNTPLMIADDLPSGLNIKATNSSQIKGVTITVTLV; the protein is encoded by the exons atgGGAAAACTTGATACAGTTACcgataatattaattttgctgaagaagaaaataaaattcttaataattggaatgaaaataaaatttttgaaagatCATTAAA acaATCTGAGGGTCGACCACGATATACATTTTACGATGGACCACCATTTGCAACTGGGTTACCACATTATGGTCATATTCTTGCTGGTACTATTAAAGATACAGTAACACGTTGGGCTCATCAAAATGGATATTATGTTGAAAGAAGATTTGGATGGGATACTCATGGTCTTCCGGTTGAATTTGAAGTTGACAAAACAATTGGTATTAAAGGTCCTGatgatgttttaaaaatgggAATTGATAagtataatgaaaaatgCCGTTCTATTGTTATGAGATATTCAGATGAATGGAAATCTACTATACAAAGAATGGGAAGATGGATTGACTTTGATAATGATTACAAGACACTATATCCTTGGTTTATGGAATCAGTATGGTGGGTTTTTTCAgaattagttaaaaaagaCCTAGTTTATCGTGGTGTAAAAGTAATGCCATTTTCTACTGGATGTTCAACACCATTATCTAATTTTGAAGCAGGTCAAAATTACAAAGATGTTGTTGATCCAGCTTGTTTTATTGGATTTCAACAGAAAGACAAcaaaaatagatattttgTTGCTTGGACAACAACCCCTTGGACACTTCCTTCTAATTTAGCATTATGTGTTCATCCAGATTTAGATTATCTTATTGTTGTGGACAAAAGTACAGGAAAAGAATTAATACTTCTTGAATGTAGAATTAGTGAACTTTTTAAGAAACCTGACATGTATAATGTTATTGAAAAAGTAAAAGGAAATGTATTTAAAGATATGGAATATGAACCATTATTCCCATATTTTGCTCAtcttaaagataaaattccATGCTTTAAAGTACTTACAGGAACTTTTGTAACAACTGATCAAGGTACTGGTGTTGTACATCAAGCCCCTTATTTTGGAGAAATTGATTATGCTACTTGTCTTGAACATAAAGTTATTACCAAAGACATGAAAATTGTATGTCCTGTTGATCAGGAAGGAAAGTTTACCTCTGAAGTTACTGATTTTGAAGGAATGTATGTTAAAGATGCTGATAAAGTTATCatgaaacatttaaaagATCGTGGTAATCTTATTAAACAAGAACAATGTAAACACAGTTATCCATACTGTTGGAGATCAGAAACAcctcttttatataaagctGTTCCATCATGGTTTATTAAAGTTGAGACACTTATTCCtcaattattagaaaataatgataaaacttATTGGGTTCCAACATTTGTTAAAGAGAAACGTTTTGCTAATTGGCTTCGTGATGCAAGAGATTGGGCTGTTAGTAGAAATAGATTTTGGGGTACACCAATAAATTTGTGGGTTTCTGATGATTTTGAAGAAATTGTTTGTCCTTCTTCTATTAAAGAACTAGAAGAATTAACAGGAACTAAAATTACTGATATACATAGAGAAAATGTAGATCATTTAACTATTCCTTCAAAACAAGGTAAAGGAGTACTTAGAAGAGTTTCTGAAGTTTTTGATTGTTGGTTTGAGTCAGGTAGTATGCCTTATGCTCAACAACATTATCCATTTGaaagaaaagaaatttttgataaaatatttcctGCTGATTTTATTGCTGAAGGTATTGACCAAACACGTGGATGGTTTTATACTCTTCTTGTCTTATCAACAGCCTTATTTAACAAACCACCATTTAAGAATCTTATATGTAATGGTCTTATTCTTGCAAGTGATGGAAATAAAATGTCAAAaagtaagaaaaattttccaGATCCAATGCTTGTTGTTCAAAAGTATGGTGCTGATGCTTTAAgactttatttaataaattcacCCGTAGTAAGAGGTGAAAATTTAAGATTTAGAGAAGAGGGAGTTAAAGATGTATTAAAGGATGTCTTTCTTCCATGGTATAATGCTTATAGATTCTTTGTCCAAAGAACACAATTATTTGAACATGACATGAATGAtgaatttaaatttgttgATAATGTTGAAAATGTTATGGATAAATGGATTCTTTCATTTACAAATTCTCTTGTTGCATTTGTTAGAAAAGAAATGTCagaatatcatttatatgcTGTAGTATCAccattaacaaaatattttgatactTTAACTAATACATACATTCGTTTGAATAGAAAACGTTTCCAAGGAGATGACAAACAAGATAGACTTGAAGCTTTATCAACACTAGGAAATGTTTTATGCATAATTGTTAAATTGATGGCTCCATTTACACCATTCTTCTGTGACTTTTTatggaaaaatttaaagaaaattttagatGCACCAGAAGAGTCTGTTCATTTTACTATGATTCCTGAAGAAAATACAGGAGTAATATGTGAAAGTGTAGAAAGAAGAGTTTTTGCTATGACATCAGTTGTTGATTTGGTAAGAATTTTAAGAGAACGAAAATCTATTCCTGTAAAATATCCATTAAAAGAAGTTATTGTTATCAATCGTAGTGAACAATTTTTGGAAGATTTAAAATCTTTAGAATCATACATATTGTTGGAATGTAATGTTAAACGTTTAACTGTTTCTcaagataaagaaaaatatggTGTTAGTTTGAAGGCAGAACCaaactttaaattattagGAGCAAAATTAAGAGGAGATCAGAAAAAAGTTGTTCAATATTTGAAAGAAGCAAGTGATGAAGTATTAACAGAATTTCTTTCAAAGGGTGTTATGACAGTTTATGGTTATGAAATAACATCAGAAGAagtatcaataaaatatacttttgaTGGAACAAAAGCTAGTAATGATGAAAGATATCAAACACATTCAGATGTTCAGACAGTTGTAATACTTGACACTGAAACTGATGATGATCTTGTAGAAGAAGGTTTAGCTCGGGAAGTTGTTAATagaatacaaaaattaagGAAAGAAGCAAAACTTGTTTCAACAGAAACAGCTAAAGTTTATTGTCAAGTACTAGACAAAGATAGTCAGTTGTATCAAGTTTTAACAAAACATAAAGAAACTATTGAAAGTGCTACAAACACACCATTAATGATTGCTGATGATCTTCCATCAggattaaatattaaagcCACAAATTCGAGTCAAATAAAAGGAGTTACTATAACTGTAACATtggtttaa
- a CDS encoding Formin, FH2 domain-containing protein, giving the protein MNISEVTPDKVWRKNACYDYEKKAAKTFCISKSSRRNSVSSDVKNNSFHKSSSTSAPVIKIMLKCVLELADKELKPQIKAESLSIINRILGSVPSVLQRQIMRNILLHMGLEDILPSLSFYKCSRLNDELIKFEKGQHLEESIQLSKSGKHPLNIFSEAYMKLAKDKNYLTAFMEFIEKIASGLDITKDDILILFSFLPSKNEKEEFSKGNECFIKDSLNNSIINNKQNIKNEGNVEAFRKLMENNNNSCSGFSRGRAISISSELPTKFSEKVLLIKKKTIDVEIQTEVYQQLPLNDFVEISKDTNSQVIKNNNKPPEAPPLPNFLKSSNSTKKVSQSNITNEQKVVKPSNNNLGPPPPPPPPLPMKNNKQNSKDNQQNNLLIKENNQCLENVSKYDKTKTTNTVSWTPVKNIDSGNKTSIWSNFVEPEFKETERNKIELVFEKPQKISRRLTIATFGKRAKENGNSGGNNNRSLTKGLSEKRALNLGIVLSRFKLKGVILAEALDSEQRSTFDIDLLSNLLLQYPTEEERKYFLGIGELSTLNSTEAFVWSVARKPHLKIKLELLVFEANFNVDTKNYIKTGENCLDVCKMLYQNPSIDNFFYKCLQIGNFLNQGSYNGTVTNKSSTIRIIDLLVESETFNTKEIYQLYDKLESIKSFDLNDFETMSNKIHQQLISIKTKIEAAESFLTTEEISSIFENYITICCKLKQLITEIKSLENDLQSYYCAEAFDLFKKANMVFERNKIQSERYSKTIQSFGKPLSKLRKRIVKVDF; this is encoded by the exons ATGAATATAAGTGAAGTTACGCCAGATAAGGTATGGAGGAAAAATGCATGTTATGATTATGAGAAGAAAGCTGCAAAAACATTTT GTATTTCCAAATCATCTCGGAGAAATTCAGTATCATCTGATGTAAAGAATAATTCTTTTCACAAGTCTTCATCAACC AGTGCCcctgttattaaaataatgttaaaatgtGTCTTAGAATTGGCtgataaagaattaaaaCCTCAAATAAAAGCTGAAAgtttatcaattataaatCGTATTCTGGGAAGTGTTCCTTCAGTTTTACAACGTCAAATTATGAGAAATATCCTATTACATATGGGTTTAGAGGATATACTTCCATCGTTGTCATTTTACAAATGTTCACGATTGAATGAtgaattgataaaatttgaaaaaggTCAACATCTTGAGGAATCAATTCAACTTAGTAAAAGTGGGAAACATCctctaaatatatttagtgAGGCTTACATGAAACTTGCAAAAGACAAGAATTATTTAACAGCATTt atggaatttattgaaaaaattgcaTCCGGTTTAGATATAACTAAagatgatattttaattttattctcATTTCTTCCgagtaaaaatgaaaaagagGAATTTTCTAAAGGCAAtgaatgttttattaaagattcattaaataatagtataatcaataacaaacaaaatataaaaaatgaaggTAACGTAGAAGCTTTTAGAAAACTAATggaaaataataacaattcaTGTAGTGGATTCAGTCGTGGTAGAGCTATTTCTATTTCTTCAGAATTACCTACCAAATTTAGTGAAAAAGTACTCTTgattaagaaaaaaactATTGATGTAGAAATACAAACAGAGGTTTATCAACAGTTACCTTTAAATGATTTTGTAGAAATAAGTAAAGACACAAATTCAcaagtaattaaaaataataataagccTCCTGAGGCTCCTCCATTGCCTAATTTCTTAAAAAGTTCAAATTCAACTAAAAAAGTTTCTCAATCTAATATTACAAATGAACAAAAAGTAGTCAAACCTTCGAACAATAATTTAGGACCGCCACCACCACCTCCACCACCGTTAccaatgaaaaataataaacaaaattctAAGGATaatcaacaaaataatttattaattaaagagAATAATCAATGTTTAGAAAATGTTTCAAAATATGACAAAACTAAAACAACAAATACAGTTTCTTGGACAcctgttaaaaatattgattcTGGAAATAAAACGAGCATATGGAGTAATTTTGTGGAACCAGAATTTAAGGAGACAGAGAGAAACAAAATTGAATTAGTCTTTGAAAAACCACAAAAAATATCCCGAAGATTAACTATTGCAACATTTGGTAAGAGGGCTAAAGAAAATGGAAATTCTGGTGGAAATAATAATCGATCATTGACAAAAGGATTATCAGAGAAAAGAGCACTGAATTTGGGAATTGTTTTATCAAGATTCAAATTGAAAGGTGTCATTTTGGCGGAAGCTTTAGATAGTGAACAACGTTCCACATTTGATATTGATCTTCTTTCTAATCTTCTTCTTCAGTATCCAACAGAAGAGGagagaaaatattttttgggTATTGGTGAACTTAGTACATTAAATAGTACAGAAGCATTTGTCTGGAGTGTTGCTAGAAAAccacatttaaaaattaaattagaaTTGTTAGTTTTTGAAGCTAACTTTAATGTAGAcactaaaaattatattaagaCTGGTGAAAATTGTCTAGATGTTTGTAAAATGTTATATCAAAATCCAAgtatagataattttttttataaatgtttacaGATTGGAAATTTTCTTAATCAAGGTAGTTATAATG GAACTGTTACAAACAAAAGTTCTACAATTAGAATAATTGATTTATTAGTTGAATCAGAAACTTTTAATACCAAAGAGATATATCAactttatgataaattagaAAGTATTAAGTCATTTGATTTGAATGATTTTGAAACTATGTCAAATAAGATACATCAACAACTTATCTCAATTAAAACTAAGATAGAGGCAGCTGAATCGTTTTTAACTACAGAAGAAATATCTtctatatttgaaaattatattacaatatgctgtaaattaaaacaattaattacTGAAATTAAATCATTAGAAAATGATTTACAAAGTTATTATTGTGCAG aagCATTTGATCTCTTTAAAAAAGCTAATATG GTTTTTGAACGTAATAAAATCCAGTCAGAGAGGTACTCTAAAACAATACAATCATTTGGGAAACCATTAAGTAAGCTAAGAAAACGAATAGTTAAAGTTgacttttaa
- a CDS encoding Mei-P26 produces the protein MADTTGLMHSPIDFCTKDVGNLSTPSITDSNDGLLCRICEKIKYSPRLLSCLHSFCTDCIIKLQKNGNDLSNKKNNENYSMCNNFCNYLTVSDAPDSDKENNWKSNGCIRCPICFQLTTLDDLSIDEVLPFDYPIIQHLDKSKHVPNSEICKICNKGDKAIAACESCKHICEQCVTMHKHVSVFQNHKVKLLSEISPNGGAPSKRDSLDCECGQKKVTYFCDDCEVFICNSCFGKHNNHAINESSTWNSVGLCNQFEDVLKLIGKESVNAESLLSNEAEMKACDEYFAIGIGKIEFIHERLVDALNNWKNDMINDLEHRKNGLKDQFGKLRYNWTVLNGKEVHMVDFVKNLVSPNLDKELWKLKKSIFEQANYLINEYKKLDKDTKVETPLQSTEHLKTSIHNYLTKCLILIWNSFSSEVEDNVKHHISNTNYPLNQIPVNIHEQNSYNNTAFDFNIHYSNNTAREYRPHGMQYNNGSGDCEYDGNTSDIIPSSSTYGENYCDNYNNKNVRNSDLPSSQNVEGNNYVRNVQDRSKDFSWTQYNTNAPVFTPTSNNNQKLNMNNIVPYVGCPNGSFAENSPVSPCHNPIYSINNDNNSSPNNSIPDIDTPLYSLNPMSPTYNKKFNFSTGSSSMPPPSSLIMTTSNNGKTCKGKEMSLRYSAGLFGNPPEQLNAPHGLSIGRDEDVVVCDTNNHRIVIFSAKMQHFVFGSGGCEEGLLYYPKKIVTFQFRGNWMHIILDRGAPSRLQMFSYDGMFKCRFNSGIGNDNINAMSFDEEKETLIIIDNKGIITGFGVDSIPEAHRRLVINCGRHIREPSDVIYHKGYYYVSDYKAHNVCVFDNQANLIKRFGNSSITPYPVGLSITQNDIILVGDSHGNRYHISGFNIDGILVTEHECPDVKVSRCVGLKVGSDGNIITVSKQNNLVLVFNPLQNITTPISTATLSNSSSNATTRFHI, from the exons aTGGCGGATACGACTGGTTTAATGCATTCACCAATTGATTTTTGTACTAAAGATGTCGGAAATCTTAGTACACCTTCTATAACTGATTCTAATGATGGATTGTTGTGTAGAATttgtgaaaaaattaaatattctcCAAGATTGTTAAGTTGTCTTCACTCATTTTGTACTGattgtattattaaattacaaaaGAACGGAAAtgatttatcaaataaaaaaaataatgaaaattattctatgtgtaataatttttgcaATTACCTTACTGTTAGTGATGCACCTGATTCAGATAAAGAGAATAATTGGAAGTCTAATGGTTGTATACGTTGTCCAATATGTTTTCAATTGACAACGTTAGATGATTTGAGTATTGATGAAGTTTTACCATTTGATTATCCTATTATTCAACATTTAGATAAATCAAAACATGTACCTAATTCTGAAATATGcaaaatttgtaataaagGTGACAAAGCAATTGCTGCATGTGAATCATGTAAACATATTTGTGAACAATGTGTTACAATGCATAAACATGTTTCTGTTTTTCAAAATCATAAAGTTAAATTACTTAGTGAAATTTCCCCAAACGGTGGTGCACCTTCAAAAAGAGATTCACTTGATTGTGAGTGTggacaaaaaaaagtaacttATTTTTGTGATGATTGTGAAGTTTTTATATGTAATTCATGTTTTGGAAAACATAATAATCATGCAATTAATGAAAGTTCAACATGGAATTCTGTTGGGTTATGTAATCAATTTGaagatgttttaaaattaattggaAAAGAAAGTGTTAATGCTGAATCTTTATTAAGTAATGAAGCTGAAATGAAAGCATGTGATGAGTATTTTGCAATTGGTATTGGAAAAATTGAATTTATACATGAAAGACTTGTTGATGCTTTAAATAATTGGAAAAATGATATGATTAATGATTTAGAACATAGAAAAAATGGACTTAAAGATCAATTTGGTAAATTACGATATAATTGGACTGTTCTTAATGGAAAAGAAGTTCATATGGttgattttgttaaaaatttagtttcTCCTAACTTAGATAAAGAGTTAtggaaattaaaaaagtctATTTTTGAACAAgctaattatttaataaatgaatataaaaaacttGATAAAGATACAAAAGTTGAAACACCATTACAATCTACAGAACACTTGAAAACATCAATTCATAATTATTTGACAAAATGTTTAATACTTATATGGAATTCTTTTTCATCGGAAGTTGAAGATAATGTAAAACATCATATTTCAAATACTAATTATCCATTAAATCAAATACCAGTAAATATTCATGAACAAAATTCATACAATAATACGGcatttgattttaatattcattattCTAATAATACAGCCCGTGAATATCGTCCTCATGGGATGCAATACAATAATGGTTCTGGTGATTGTGAATATGATGGTAATACTTCAGACATAATACCTTCTTCTTCGACTTATGGTGAAAATTATTgtgataattataataataaaaatgtaagaAATTCTGATTTACCTTCTTCACAAAATGTTGAGGGAAATAATTATGTTAGAAATGTTCAAGATCGTTCTAAAGATTTTTCATGGACACAATATAACACAAATGCCCCTGTATTTACTCCaacatcaaataataatcaaaaattgaACATGAATAATATTGTTCCATATGTTGGTTGTCCAAATGGTAGTTTTGCTGAAAATTCTCCTGTTTCACCTTGTCATAATCCAATTTAtagtataaataatgataataattcatCTCCAAATAATTCCATTCCCGATATTGATACACCACTTTATAGCTTGAATCCTATGTCTCCAACatacaataaaaagtttaacttTTCAACAGGAAGTAGTTCAATGCCACCACCATCTTCTTTAATTATGACCACTTCAAATAATGGTAAAACATGTAAAGGTAAAGAAATGTCATTAAGATATTCAGCAGGACTTTTTGGAAATCCTCCTGAACAACTTAATGCTCCTCATGGATTGTCAATTGGACGTGATGAGGATGTTGTTGTATGTGATACTAATAATCATCGTATAGTTATATTTTCTGCAAAAATGCAACATTTTGTATTTGGTTCAGGTGGATGTGAAGAAGGGTTATTGTATTatccaaaaaaaattgttacttTTCAATTCCGTGGAAATTGGATGCATATCATATTGGATAGAGGTGCACCATCAAGATTACAAATGTTTTCCTATGATGGAATGTTTAAATGTCGCTTTA atAGTGGAATAggtaatgataatattaatgcaATGTCATTTGATGAAGAAAAGGaaactttaattataattgataataagGGTATAATAACTGGGTTTGGTGTTGATTCAATTCCAGAAGCTCATCGTCGTCTTGTAATTAATTGTGGTCGTCATATACGTGAACCTTCTGATGTTATATATCACAAGGGATATTATTATGTTTCTGATTATAAAGCACATAATGTTTGTGTTTTTGATAATCAGgctaatttaattaaaagatttgGCAATTCCTCAATAACTCCATATCCTGTTGGTTTATCAATAACccaaaatgatataattcTTGTTGGAGATTCTCATGGCAATAGATACCACATATCTGGCTTTAATATTGATGGAATTTTAGTTACCGAACATGAATGTCCTGATGTAAAA gTTTCAAGATGTGTAGGTCTAAAAGTTGGGTCAGATGGAAATATTATAACTGTatcaaaacaaaataatcTTGTTTTGGTTTTTAATCCGCTTCAAAATATAACAACACCCATATCAACAGCAACTTTATCTAACTCTTCTTCAAATGCAACGACTCGGTTtcacatttaa